Genomic DNA from Triticum dicoccoides isolate Atlit2015 ecotype Zavitan chromosome 4B, WEW_v2.0, whole genome shotgun sequence:
gaggccatggagcaggagtatcaagcgcttcttcgcaatcagacatggactcttgttcctccacaatcacgggtaaatgtcattgatttcaaatgggttttcaaagtgaagaggcattctgatgggtccattgagcgctataaggctcgtctggttgctcgtggttttcgacagcgttttggacttgactatgaagacaccttcagtccagtggtcaagcctactaccatcagacttcttctctctctggctgttactcgaggttggtttcttcgtcagcttgatgttcaaaatgcttttcttcatggtgtcttggcggaggaggtttacatgcgccagcctccgggtttctctgatccggatcgccctgatcatctctgtcgtctgttcaaggcaatttatggtctgaagcaggctcctcgtgcttggcatgctcgtcttgcaatggctcttcgtgctcatggttttgcatcatcaactgctgactcctcattgtttcttcttcaaaggcctgaggttactatgtacttgttggtctatgtagatgatatcattttggtcagctcctctcaatcggctgctactgcgcttgttcgctcacttggtgctgattttgcggtcaaggaccttgggaagcttcattactttcttggtgtggaggttacttctcgtgctgctggccttgttatgacgcagaagaagtactctctggatttgttgcagcgagctgggatgcttaagtgcaaaccgacgactacacccatgtctaccactgataagctcaatgctgttgatggtgtgcttctttcttcttctgatgcgaccgagtaccggagtattgttggtgggctccagtacttgacgatcacgcgaccagacatttcctatgctgttaaccgagtctgccagtatctgcagtcaccccgtgacactcattggtctgctgttaagcggattttgcgctatattcgtttcacggtggctcatggtttgcatattcggccgtctgactctggttgtctttcagcatattctgatgcagactgggctggcaatccggatgacaggcgatccacggggggttatgctgtcttctttggctctaacctgattgcctggagtgctcggaaacaggctactgtctcgcgtagcagttctgaggctgagtataaggctgtggccaatgccacatcagagattatctgggtacagtccttgcttcaggagttaagtataccccaatcacagcctcctgttctttggtgtgataacatcggtgctacatacctttctgcaaatccggtattccatgcccgaacgaaacacattgaagttgactatcactttgtgcgtgagcgtgtctctcagaagcaactacagatcaagtttatttcttccaaggatcaacttgctgacatcttcaccaagccattgcctttgccacagtttaagacttgcaggcgcaatcttacccttctagattcattagaaagtggctaagattgagggagggtgttagactgtatttacatgtgtatattgtaacgttgtataccacctcattatatatatatatgtgataggccacctctAGAGGATTGTGCCGGTTCACCGGCGCCGCGGCCGCTTGACCGAGCTACAGTGGCTCGCAACCACCGGCCATGGTCGTTGCAACGAGCGTCGTGCGCGGCCGTGCGAGCGTCTCCTTGGCGGTGTCCATCGCTCCCCGAGGAGGACGAGGGAAAACACGTACGCGTGGTGTCAAAACGGAGGCGAATAGTTTAAGGCCGGGCTCCGGAGGAGTCGCTGCGGCGACGTACCCTTGCTCGACGTCGCGCGCATCTCCACGCCGGCCCCTTGGCCCGTCCCGCTTGGCCACATCTCCTCCTTGGCTCGCCGCGCCAGATGCCCTAGCTTCTCGGCTGGCAGCAGGGCCGCCACCTCGACCCTTGCCGGAGCCCGGAGACTGCACCTTCGGATGGATTCCTTTGCTTTACGGTGACCGGCCGATCGATTTAGGGCTCGCTCACTCTCTGCTTCCGCCACGGACACTGCCATTATTGGCTCCTAGAAGGCTTTAATTGCCTTTTTATGTTGCGCCCCCACAGACACGAGCGGGAGCAGAGTCAAAACCCCGCCCCGCGCGCACCCCCTATATATACGCCCTCATCCGCCCTCTCACCTCTCGCTACCACCTCTTCCCTCTCCTACACGAAGCCAGCACCTGCCGGCCCATGTGTATGGGAGGACCTCCCGCGGTGCCGCGGCAGGAGGTGGGCGCTGTGGTGGTGACGGAGCTGGAGGTGCGCGTGCAGCTGctggccggaggcggcggcgcgtacAACATCAACGACAACGCCGACATCCTCTCGGAGATCCTGGCGCGCCTCGACGGCCGCTCGCTCGCGTCCGCCGCCAGCGTCTGCCGCCTCTGGGCCGCCGTGTCGCGCCGGGACGCCGTCTGGGAGGCGCTCTGCCTCCGCCACGTGGGCCCGGCGTCCGGCCCCGCGGCGGGCCACGCCACCCGCGCCGTCGTGGCCGCGCTCGGCGGGTACCGCCGGCTCTACCGCCTCTGCCTCGGCCCGGCACTGGACCGGCTGGGGCGCGCGGGAGCCCTCGCCCACGCGCAGGCCCGGGCGCGCCTGTCGCTCTCCCTCTCGCTGTCGCTCTTCTCCATCGACTGCTACGAGCGGCTAGGAGGcgggggcgccggcgccggcgcctccAGGCAGCAGCCGCCGTCGTCGCTGCTCTTCCTGTGCAAGCCCGTGGACGTGTCCTGATCAATGGGCGTGCGCACGGCACGATCCCACCCCGGCAGTACGATCCATCCTCAATGCCGTCGCGCTCTGGGCCGACGCGCGACGCGGTTGACATAGTAGTGGTCTTTGTCCAATTTGCTCATTTTTATTTACTATATTAGCGCGAACCAATAAGGGTTAATTAATAATTGATTAAGCATTTGTAGCTGTACCGCAGGGGCATTGAATATGGAAATAAATGAATCATTCTTTCTTCCTTTCTCAGAGAGTGAGAGTGAGAGTGAGGGACCTTTCTCCGGTTTCCGATGGTTCCTCGGTGTACGCTTGGGCCTTGTTTGCGTCCGCTTGGCGACTTGCTGTTTCTCACCACTCGCTTTGTACCGCTCCCCGTGTTGTTGCTTCGTCTGGATGCTTGCGTGCAACTCGCGCATGTGACCCATTCATCCGTCTCTCCTACTTAACTTACGTGCTAATCACCTCACCTTTGGCCACCGGGTGATGGATGAGTGGCCGGTGAATGAATCGGCGATGATGCGCAGCTGATTAGAAGATCCCCTTGCAGTGCTAATCACCTTTTGGTTTGCTCGCAAGGGGCAAGTTGTTTGCTTCTACTCTACCAGATACGGGCATACGGCTAGCCCCAAAGCAGTCTTGCACTCTTGCTACTACTCCGGGGACCGCCGGTTATGGACCACTGGCTGCTTTGATTGCTGGATGTTTCTTTGGATAGCTCCTACTGGATATTACGCCGAAAGAAACAACGGCAAAGCATAAAACACACACGGCTGCGAGATCCTTTCTACTATGACTACTTCGAATGCTAGGGCCTCCTCTAGTTCACACGATTCTAAAAAAACAGGAAATGGATAGGACTTGTCAAAGTGAAAGGATCATACATGCCAACTATGCAGTTTAGATGAGGCGGCatataattaaatgaagaaaaagaggaTTGAGTATCATCATATGATACCACGGCTCTACGATCTTCNNNNNNNNNNNNNNNNNNNNNNNNNNNNNNNNNNNNNNNNNNNNNNNNNNNNNNNNNNNNNNNNNNNNNNNNNNNNNNNNNNNNNNNNNNNNNNNNNNNNNNNNNNNNNNNNNNNNNNNNNNNNNNNNNNNNNNNNNNNNNNNNNNNNNNNNNNNNNNNNNNNNNNNNNNNNNNNNNNNNNNNNNNNNNNNNNNNNNNNNNNNNNNNNNNNNNNNNNNNNNNNNNNNNNNNNNNNNNNNNNNNNNNNNNNNNNNNNNNNNNNNNNNNNNTATGTGTGGGGAGATTAGGGTTTTAGGGTGGATTTGCGGCGGCACGACACGTGGATTAGCCGTTCGGAGGATGGCAACCACAacgcaaggggggaggagaaggagCCCTTGTTGTCGAGGGCGACAAGAGAAAGATTAGCGGAGGAGCTTGAAAAGCTGGAGATCTCGGAGGAGGCCACGCCACTGGTTCTTGATGATGGAGAAGATGGGGAGAAGGAGGGGATGCTGGCGGGGAAGGTACTGCATCGCAATGTGTTCCATATCTGACGCACGTCGTCCAACATGGGGAAACCCTAAGGGATTAGTTTTTTTATCGATAGCAGAGAATATATTTGTGGTTGAGTTTGCTAATTAGAGGGATCGTGACCATTTGTGGGAAGGTTCGTGCATGTGAGCCACAACGCAGTTATTCTCTTGAGTTTGGTGAATGTTGTGACCTTCATTGTTGAGGTTTGATAAGCAAATATGGGATAGGGTTGTGAATCTCCCTTTTCATCTACGtgatttttttagagaaaagactAAGCCGCGCCCGAGGAAGGCCCGTACCTagtccggctttgaattaacaaagccatcaaccggtcaGGATTACAAGGGCAGTTACCATACAACAGGAAAAAGAAAACGGCGCAAGATACAAGGTGATGGAGCAGCTTACAACCAGACAACAAAGCAAGCAacacaagaaagttgaagaaggagTCACCAACATCAGAGGGCAGCCTCAAAGCCCACTACACAGGACCGAAACACGGTCGCCCTGCCATCCGTCTGCCTCCGAAGAGGGCCACTACCCTCTCGCCCTGGCTCGAAGGGCGCCAGACCGTCGGAAGGCAAAGTGCTCACCATGAACTCGGATGAACAACGACGATAGAGTTGGCACGGGAAGGAGATCAAAGCGCCGCGGGCATAAGCATAGCCTTCCACAACCTCTCGGACCGCCACAGCCAGGCTGCACAAGTGCAAGAAGAAACGCGGCACCGTACGACGAAGACCGGCGGAGAAGAACATATCATCGGTGaagacgaagaagagcatgaacgaCATCACCTATCCCAATCCCAGCAGCCGAGTGCCAACCTCACACCTGCGTCCCCCAGacgacgcctccaagaagggtaGCGACGACCAGCGATGCCGCCGTCCACCAAGGGGACAAGGTTTTCACCCAAAGTAGAGTGCGAGGGTAGGAGGTAGGAGGGGACCTCGACGAAGCCTCAAAGGAGGGAACCGGCGCCAAGGGCGTCGCCAACATCGTGGCCTCCGCCAcaagccaagggtttcccccggtcgcCCTCCGCAACGCCCTATCCCAAGGCCGAAGAGGTCGACAGGACCGGAGCTGACCAGGAGTGCATAGACCCCGGAAGGGACAGCGGTCATCGACGCACCGGTGCACAAGGCCGGGGAGAG
This window encodes:
- the LOC119293853 gene encoding F-box protein SNE-like, whose translation is MCMGGPPAVPRQEVGAVVVTELEVRVQLLAGGGGAYNINDNADILSEILARLDGRSLASAASVCRLWAAVSRRDAVWEALCLRHVGPASGPAAGHATRAVVAALGGYRRLYRLCLGPALDRLGRAGALAHAQARARLSLSLSLSLFSIDCYERLGGGGAGAGASRQQPPSSLLFLCKPVDVS